The following is a genomic window from Sutcliffiella horikoshii.
TTTGTTCGGCATTCCGAATAACTTCACTGTACAGCTGACCATAATGGCGATTGTGACCGTTCTATTTATCATTTCAGCAGGGACGGGCCTCTCCAAGGGAATTAAATACTTAAGTAACACGAACATGATACTTGCTACACTTCTATTATTTGCTGTCCTTTTTATAGGACCAACAACCTTCTTATTGAATTTATTTACGACAACACTTGGAGATTATATTCAAAACCTCCCAAGCATGGGGCTCCGTCTTGCTCCATTCAGTAATGAAAATGCCGAATGGATTGAAGGTTGGACGATTTTCTACTGGGCTTGGTGGATTTCCTGGTCACCTTTTGTCGGGACGTTCATCGCGAGGGTATCTAAAGGACGGACAGTAAGAGAGTTTGTTATTGCGGTGTTATTGGTGCCGACACTTGTGTGTGCATTTTGGTTCAGTGTCTTCGGGGGAACTGGGATTCATATGGAATTATTTGAAGGGGCTCAAGTTTCCGCCCAAAGTTTTGAAACGGGACTATTTTATGTCTATAAACTTCTGCCATTCGGAACCGTTTTATCTATTATCACGATACTGCTTATTGCGACTTTCTTTATTACTAGTGCGGATTCCGCTACGTTTGTACTTGGTATGCAAACAACTAACGGAGATATTGATCCACCATTTTTCGTAAAATTGACTTGGGGATTAATTCTTTCTGCTTCTGCGATTGTGTTGATGTATACGGGGGGATTGGAGGGTCTTCAAACCGCCATCATTGTTAGCGCTTTTCCTTTGACCTTTGTTTTGCTGATGATGGCCTTCGCGATTGTCAAAGCCTTTCGACTGGAAGTTAAGGGTAAGGTTCCTTTGAAGAAAACAAAGGAGCATTGATTGGGAAAAAATACAGTCGGATAGAAGGGACGATAAGTTATGAACTTTAAAAGTGAATTACAAGAAGCTCAAGATATCATTCATAAAGCACACCATCATTTAAAACAAGTTAGTTCCAACACTCCAGAATCAGAAGCTTGTTATTTTGCAATAGGAGAACTTGAGAAGGCTCAACAGAAGATTCAACAGGTTCAACAACAAATCAACGAATAGTAAATAAAAAAGAGTACGCACCCTCCAATGAGAATGCGTACTTCTTTTTATTAGTATCTATTCCAATTTACAACCTCATCAAGTGGAAGGCGTGTCTTTTCAAATCCTGCTTTAGAACCTTTACCTAGAGAAATCAACATAATAGCCTCATAGTTTTCTGGAACATTGAATGCTTGTAAGAATTGGGCTTCATCGTAACCGCCCATTGGAACGGTATCATAGCCTTTTGCCTTTGCTGTCAGCATTAATTGCATAGCAACAAGTCCACCATCAATGTGAGCAATTTTCGCTAAGCGTTCTTTAGAAAAGTTCCCGTAACCATCAAGAATGCTGTTAACATACATGTTTTTAACGTCTTCTGGCATTCTTCCCTTTTCAGCGATTGCACTATAGATTCGGTCAGCATTTTTGTATGCTTCTCTATCTCCAAGTATAGCGATGA
Proteins encoded in this region:
- a CDS encoding glycine betaine uptake BCCT transporter → MKGIGKVFWISVIIAALFVLIGVIFPEPFSKGMDQANSFILNVFGWFYQLAATFFLLFALFLIFSKYGKIKLGKDKDLPDYSTLTWFAMLFSAGMGIGLVFYGVAEPISHFATPPLGEGGTAASAKLGLRYTFLHWGFHAWAIYATIALSIAYFKFRKDAPGLMSATLYPILGEKTKGAFGKTVDIVAVFATVFGVCASLGLGAQQINGGLNYLFGIPNNFTVQLTIMAIVTVLFIISAGTGLSKGIKYLSNTNMILATLLLFAVLFIGPTTFLLNLFTTTLGDYIQNLPSMGLRLAPFSNENAEWIEGWTIFYWAWWISWSPFVGTFIARVSKGRTVREFVIAVLLVPTLVCAFWFSVFGGTGIHMELFEGAQVSAQSFETGLFYVYKLLPFGTVLSIITILLIATFFITSADSATFVLGMQTTNGDIDPPFFVKLTWGLILSASAIVLMYTGGLEGLQTAIIVSAFPLTFVLLMMAFAIVKAFRLEVKGKVPLKKTKEH
- a CDS encoding nitroreductase family protein — translated: MSEKTMSKEEYLNKVKEIDTTKEAPKQLEDTDFLTVAKERRSVRQYDPEFKMEKSEILEILETATLAPSSSNLQPWRFLVIEDLKEKERLLPIANNQQQIVDASVVIAILGDREAYKNADRIYSAIAEKGRMPEDVKNMYVNSILDGYGNFSKERLAKIAHIDGGLVAMQLMLTAKAKGYDTVPMGGYDEAQFLQAFNVPENYEAIMLISLGKGSKAGFEKTRLPLDEVVNWNRY